One genomic segment of Pempheris klunzingeri isolate RE-2024b chromosome 21, fPemKlu1.hap1, whole genome shotgun sequence includes these proteins:
- the ctdspla gene encoding CTD (carboxy-terminal domain, RNA polymerase II, polypeptide A) small phosphatase-like a isoform X1 produces MDNTSIITQVANPKEEESISSSQDKVSQSNSSLKKHRSRSIFSPFFCCFRNYNDYHVDPPPANNKTLSLPPPPEENGSPPKCDQVQVIPIPSPPAKFLLPEVSIADYGRNCVVIDLDETLVHSSFKPISNADFIVPVEIDGTVHQVYVLKRPHVDEFLQKMGELFECVLFTASLAKYADPVADLLDQWGVFRARLFRESCVFHRGNYVKDLSRLGRELSKVIIIDNSPASYIFHPENAVPVQSWFDDMTDTELLDLIPLFEGLSKEEDVYSLLQSLRNR; encoded by the exons ATGGACAACACGTCCATAATAACACAGGTTGCAAATCcgaaagaggaggagagcattTCTTCAAGTCAAGATAAAG TCTCCCAATCCAACAGCAGCCTAAAGAAGCACCGGAGCCGGAGCATTTTCAGCcccttcttctgctgcttccgAAACTACAATGACTACCACGTGGATCCACCGCCCGCCAACAACAAGACACTTTCTCTGCCTCCGCCGCCAGAGGAGAATGGCAGTCCACCCAAG TGTGACCAGGTCCAGGTCATCCCCATCCCCAGT CCTCCGGCCAAGTTCCTCCTGCCAGAGGTCAGTATAGCAGATTATGGCAGGAACTGTGTGGTGATCGACCTGGACGAGACCCTCGTACACAGCTCCTTCAAG CCCATCAGTAATGCAGACTTCATCGTTCCAGTGGAGATTGATGGGACTGTTCATCAG gtgtACGTGCTGAAGAGGCCCCACGTGGACGAGTTCCTCCAGAAGATGGGGGAGCTCTTTGAATGCGTCCTCTTCACAGCGAGCCTAGCGAAG TATGCTGACCCTGTGGCAGACCTGCTGGACCAGTGGGGGGTCTTTCGAGCCCGGCTCTTCAGGGAATCTTGTGTTTTCCACAGAGGAAACTACGTCAAAGACCTCAGCCGGCTGGGCCGGGAGCTCAGTAAAGTCATCATCATAGACAACTCACCTGCCTCCTACATCTTCCACCCTGAGAATGCA GTCCCAGTGCAGTCCTGGTTTGATGATATGACGGACACGGAGCTGCTGGACCTGATTCCTTTGTTCGAGGGCCTCAGTAAGGAGGAGGACGTTTACAGTCTGTTACAGAGCCTGAGGAACAGGTAG
- the ctdspla gene encoding CTD (carboxy-terminal domain, RNA polymerase II, polypeptide A) small phosphatase-like a isoform X2: MDNTSIITQVANPKEEESISSSQDKVSQSNSSLKKHRSRSIFSPFFCCFRNYNDYHVDPPPANNKTLSLPPPPEENGSPPKPPAKFLLPEVSIADYGRNCVVIDLDETLVHSSFKPISNADFIVPVEIDGTVHQVYVLKRPHVDEFLQKMGELFECVLFTASLAKYADPVADLLDQWGVFRARLFRESCVFHRGNYVKDLSRLGRELSKVIIIDNSPASYIFHPENAVPVQSWFDDMTDTELLDLIPLFEGLSKEEDVYSLLQSLRNR; encoded by the exons ATGGACAACACGTCCATAATAACACAGGTTGCAAATCcgaaagaggaggagagcattTCTTCAAGTCAAGATAAAG TCTCCCAATCCAACAGCAGCCTAAAGAAGCACCGGAGCCGGAGCATTTTCAGCcccttcttctgctgcttccgAAACTACAATGACTACCACGTGGATCCACCGCCCGCCAACAACAAGACACTTTCTCTGCCTCCGCCGCCAGAGGAGAATGGCAGTCCACCCAAG CCTCCGGCCAAGTTCCTCCTGCCAGAGGTCAGTATAGCAGATTATGGCAGGAACTGTGTGGTGATCGACCTGGACGAGACCCTCGTACACAGCTCCTTCAAG CCCATCAGTAATGCAGACTTCATCGTTCCAGTGGAGATTGATGGGACTGTTCATCAG gtgtACGTGCTGAAGAGGCCCCACGTGGACGAGTTCCTCCAGAAGATGGGGGAGCTCTTTGAATGCGTCCTCTTCACAGCGAGCCTAGCGAAG TATGCTGACCCTGTGGCAGACCTGCTGGACCAGTGGGGGGTCTTTCGAGCCCGGCTCTTCAGGGAATCTTGTGTTTTCCACAGAGGAAACTACGTCAAAGACCTCAGCCGGCTGGGCCGGGAGCTCAGTAAAGTCATCATCATAGACAACTCACCTGCCTCCTACATCTTCCACCCTGAGAATGCA GTCCCAGTGCAGTCCTGGTTTGATGATATGACGGACACGGAGCTGCTGGACCTGATTCCTTTGTTCGAGGGCCTCAGTAAGGAGGAGGACGTTTACAGTCTGTTACAGAGCCTGAGGAACAGGTAG